The Muricauda sp. SCSIO 65647 genome includes a region encoding these proteins:
- a CDS encoding CPBP family intramembrane glutamic endopeptidase: MGVEEVFDYNPIQKNPISEINNKWVFFILIALIAPVLETLIFQIFLIRGCFVFLYLLFGKRLSEVKTLWVSIIFSAIVFGLFHFFDLTYIIIMVFLGLFWGIVYYYSEKRSFSSFITISILHSLYNITIVAIEEFKSVFNFL; the protein is encoded by the coding sequence ATGGGGGTTGAAGAGGTATTTGATTATAATCCAATTCAAAAAAACCCGATTTCTGAAATTAACAATAAATGGGTGTTTTTTATCTTGATTGCGCTAATAGCACCTGTTTTAGAGACGCTAATATTTCAAATTTTCCTAATAAGGGGATGCTTTGTTTTTCTTTATCTTCTTTTTGGAAAACGATTAAGCGAGGTGAAAACATTGTGGGTTTCCATTATCTTTTCGGCAATTGTATTTGGTCTATTTCACTTCTTTGATTTAACATATATAATAATTATGGTATTCCTTGGGCTTTTCTGGGGGATAGTGTATTATTATTCTGAAAAAAGAAGTTTTTCCTCCTTTATCACGATATCAATCCTACACTCTTTATATAACATTACAATAGTTGCAATCGAGGAGTTTAAAAGTGTTTTTAATTTCTTATGA
- a CDS encoding PglZ domain-containing protein, with product MNNISILWVDDEIDLLKPHILFLEDKNYQVVTCQSGQEALVEIRDKSFDIVFLDENMPGISGLETLNEIKQYDASLPIVMITKSEEEYIMDEAIGSQIADYLIKPVNPNQILLSLKKSLDNSRLVSERTTANYQQEFRKIAMDLSMVNSWEEWTELYKKLIYWELRLEDIEDSSMFEILESQKVEANNQFGKFVDKNYGDWFDDDDAPVMSHTLFKKLVRPELTDAPTLMVVIDNLRYDQWLAFEDVLTNFYRKKKEVPYCSILPTATQYARNAIFSGLAPLAMEKRHPDWWKNDTDEGGKNLFEDKFLGAQLKRLGMDLKWEYHKISSLKQGKQLAQNFKSQKDNDLTVIVYNFVDMLSHAKTEMEVIKELASNDKAYRSLTLSWFKNSPLLEIIQQAQLLGMKLIITTDHGTINVKHPSKVIGDRETSLNLRYKTGRSLTYEEKDVLAAKNPHKVHLPNINLSSSFIFAKNDLFFAYPNNYNHYVGYYRNTYQHGGVSLEEMIVPFVVLEAK from the coding sequence ATGAACAACATTTCCATTCTCTGGGTAGATGACGAAATAGACCTTTTGAAGCCACATATACTTTTTTTGGAAGACAAGAACTATCAAGTGGTGACTTGCCAAAGTGGCCAGGAGGCTTTGGTCGAGATACGCGATAAGTCTTTTGATATTGTCTTTTTAGATGAGAACATGCCCGGTATCTCAGGATTGGAAACCTTGAACGAGATCAAACAATACGACGCTTCACTGCCCATTGTAATGATCACCAAGAGCGAGGAAGAATACATCATGGATGAGGCCATAGGCTCACAAATAGCCGATTACCTTATCAAACCCGTCAATCCGAATCAAATACTGCTCTCTTTAAAGAAAAGCCTTGACAATTCACGTCTGGTCTCTGAACGTACCACTGCCAATTACCAACAAGAGTTTCGAAAAATTGCCATGGACCTTTCTATGGTCAATTCTTGGGAAGAGTGGACAGAACTTTACAAAAAATTGATCTATTGGGAACTTCGGCTTGAGGATATCGAAGATTCAAGCATGTTCGAAATATTGGAATCGCAGAAAGTAGAGGCCAATAACCAGTTCGGAAAGTTTGTAGATAAAAACTATGGTGATTGGTTTGATGATGACGATGCTCCCGTTATGTCACATACGCTGTTCAAAAAATTGGTCAGACCAGAGCTTACAGACGCCCCTACCCTAATGGTGGTCATTGACAATTTACGGTATGATCAATGGCTTGCCTTCGAAGATGTGCTGACCAATTTTTATCGTAAGAAAAAAGAAGTACCCTATTGCAGTATACTGCCAACGGCCACACAATATGCCCGTAATGCCATTTTCTCGGGGCTTGCCCCTTTAGCTATGGAAAAGCGGCACCCCGACTGGTGGAAGAACGATACCGATGAGGGGGGCAAAAATCTTTTTGAAGATAAGTTTTTGGGAGCACAGCTGAAACGATTGGGCATGGACCTCAAATGGGAATACCATAAAATCAGCAGTTTGAAACAAGGCAAGCAGTTGGCGCAAAATTTCAAATCACAGAAAGACAATGACCTAACGGTCATCGTCTACAATTTTGTCGATATGCTCTCACATGCCAAGACCGAGATGGAGGTTATCAAAGAACTGGCGTCAAATGACAAGGCCTACCGTTCACTGACCCTTAGCTGGTTCAAAAACTCCCCTTTGCTTGAGATCATACAGCAAGCCCAATTGCTCGGCATGAAATTGATCATCACCACCGATCATGGCACCATCAACGTGAAACACCCTTCAAAGGTGATCGGCGACCGTGAGACCAGTTTGAACCTGCGTTATAAAACAGGCCGAAGCCTTACGTATGAAGAAAAAGATGTATTGGCGGCCAAAAATCCGCACAAAGTACATTTACCGAACATCAATTTGAGTAGTTCGTTCATTTTTGCCAAGAACGACCTGTTTTTTGCCTACCCGAACAATTATAACCATTACGTCGGCTATTATCGCAATACCTACCAACACGGCGGGGTGTCTCTAGAAGAAATGATTGTGCCTTTTGTTGTTTTAGAGGCTAAATAA